The following nucleotide sequence is from Primulina tabacum isolate GXHZ01 chromosome 2, ASM2559414v2, whole genome shotgun sequence.
AAGCAAGGAGTTGCATTTGGTTTGTTTCCAAACAACTACTCCGAAAGCGTATAACTGTCATATGTCTGGATTTACCTGGTGGACGAACCAGGGGAGAATGTTGTCCTCCCCCAGAATTGGTTGGACGAATCCCAGACATCGGAGTAATAAATAATCGAGAGATATCGTAATGGAACGGGAAATTCATACATTGTTCAACATAAACAAATATATGATtcacatgaaattttaaaaacatagaACCAATTTTCATTTTACATTTCTGAAAATAACAAATTGTTGCACGTGTGTATATTGTAGGGCTTCACCCCGGGAGGACTTCCAGAAATTTTCCAAGGGCCAAAGCTGAACCCAAGCCCAATTgagtaattatttatttatttgatgtATCACGCTGATATTGTGAATCAGGGTTTGCACAGAGCCAAATTACTCAATTCTAACAAAGCCTTGGTACTTTTCGTCAGATTTCTGCCGCTGCTCGTTAGGTTTCTCTCGTTCGTTCATACATCGCGTAAGTTCCTTTCCTTGATTTATATCATCTTATACAAAGCTCAAGCATCTTTTAAATGAAATTGATGTTTAATTTCTTTAGATCGTATGCATTTGGGTCGATAAAGAAAGCCTTTTCTGTGATACCAGGGCATGCATACTTTGATGTTGATTTACACTTATACGATGTGTTTTAATTGCTTACGTTTATTTATCTatcacaaaaaaataattttgttttttaatcTTTACGTACGTACGAAGAACAGTATAATTTCGAATCACGGATTGATTGCAATTCATTTTTTTCTACATTTTGTCCAGAGGAGTTCAATAGCATTTTTGCTCTTCTTCTTTCAGGTGAAATTTGGATCTTTATTTGGAGTTTTATGTAGCCTAAGATTTACCCTTTTGAACCAAGTTTTAACCTTTTCTTTGTTACAACATGGGGGTGGGGTGGGCGAGGGggattttttttacttttacgtGGGTTTGAACCCATACTTCTCTCCCCTTAGGTAGGTTTTAACGTATACAAGTAACTAATACGAGATGAGAATAGAGATTAGGATAATTACAACCCAGATTGTTTTTGTTTGTACTCTTTACTACTGTGAAGTTTGTATACATGAAGAGCAGTCCAATTTAATTCACAATTGGGTGTGAGTTTGTAACAGAAAATTATTAAGGCTTTGCTACCATTTTTTAATTCGCGATCTCTCTAATGTTTGACACTTTTGCTGGTTACAGCAGCCTAGCAGTTGCTTTGTTGGCTGACACGTGTTGCATTAGTGCTCTGATTTAACTCGAAAAACCGTTATGGCGTTATCCATAAGCCCCGTGAGAGAGAATTAGAACTTCTAGTTTTCGGTCGATAGATTAGTCTGTTTTTTCCTGCATGGAGTGTGTATCTGGGAATGCTTGTTTAATAGAATgccttaaattttcaaaaaacttTCAATCAGCTGGTGGGATTCCATTTTTTATGTGCATAGTTtgaaatgaaaggaaaaataaattcggGCACCTGTCAATTACCTTTTCTGCCTCAGGAAATGGATATTAGCAATATTCTCTCtcgctgtttttttttttttgtaaaacttTTTCCTGACCTGTAGTGTTTTGAGGCTCTGATTTAACGTGAAAAACCGTATTGGCGTTATCCATAAGCCCTATGAAAGAGCAACTAAACTTCTAGTTTTCGGTCGATAGATTATTCTTTTTTTTCTGCATGGAGAGTATGTATCTGGGAACACTTGTTTAATAGAATGCTTTAAATTTTCGATAAACTTGCAATCAGTGTGTGggatttcatttttatgtgCATAGTTTCAAATGAAAGGAAAATTAAATCCAGGCACCATTCGATTACCTTTTCTGTATCAGGAAATGGACAAGAGCTAATATtctctctctttctttttttgtAAAATGGAAAGGATGTCATGAGTACGTgttattttgttaaatattaCACCTACTTTCTGCAGTTACACCCAAGAATCATAACTTTATTCTTGAAATGTTTTCTGTATGCTTTAGGTGATTGTGTTGCACATTATCTTGAGTGTGATTTGATACAGAAACTTTTGGGTAAAtgcattttctttctttttttaaaaaaaccctgCATTTGCTAAGAAACATAATGCTTGGATGGGCCTTTTTGGGAAGAAAATGTACTTAAAGCTAGAAGAAAATTTGTTTTGGCTTATGCATCAATTATATCTCTTTTCACTACTTTATCCAAACAGATctcttgatttaaaaaaaacacttaAATATGGTCGACTTGATCAATCACCTTTAAAGCCAAGTGCTTCTGTATCCAAATTTCGATCCATGGATCTTCACACAATACTCAATTGATGCAACTGATTGTGCAGTGTTATTATTGATGCAGCTTTTTCTGTTCAGAATTTGGGGTAAGAGTCAATGGCAGACTTAGAGAAATTGCTTCTTGAAGCAGCTGGAAGGACAACCAAGACCGGGAGGAGCCGCCATTCATCTCCCCCGTCTAGAAGAAGGGGAAAGGGTCCATATTCGGATGATGGAAGCGATTCGAAGAATGATGATTCAGATGATGATCGCGCTTACTCAAACAGAAAACCTTCTGGCTCGCAGGTGCCTCTAAAGAAGAGGTTGGATCCCACAGAAAGGGATGATCGTGGCAGTCAAGAAGGTGATGAAGACGATGATTCTGATAATGAGCGTGACAGCGACAATGATTCTGTTGGGAGTGATCTGTACAAGAATGAAGATGATCGGGAAAAGCTCTCAAAGCTTACTGAGCTTGAGCGAGAGATGATATTAGAAGCCCGTGCAACAAAGAGAAGTGATCGAGATTTGACtgaaaaattcaagaaaagGAAAAGCCAAGATAGAAAAGGAATCCTTCCTAATTCGCATACTCGTGGCATGCGCTCCAAAGCTGAAAGGGCTGGTGCACTTGATGAGTTAGTAAAACGAAGAAGAGATGCTGCTAAGGGGAGTTCTGGTAGGAGATATTCACCTGTCAAGAGGAGAACTTTCACTGCAGCAACTCTTAGTAGCCCTAGTAGGAGTGGAAGTGAGTCGCAGagtgatgaagaagaatcaACTGGTGATGGTGGTATGGCTGATAGTGATGAAGACAAAATGTCCACCGAGTCCAAGTTGCCTACATATGAGGACATCAAAGACATTACaattcgaagatcaaaattagCGAAATGGTTCATGGAACCGTTTTTTGATGAACTGATTGTTGGCTGTTTTGTACGAGTTGGGATTGGGAAATCACGGTCCGGTCCTATTTATAGACTTTGTCTGGTACGTAATGTTGATGCGACGGACCCTGATCGACAGTATAAGCTCGACAACAAAACCACTCACAAATTCTTGAATGTAGTTTGGGGCAATGAAAGCTCTGCCGCTAGGTGGCAGATGGCGATGGTTTCTGATTCTCCACCAGCCAAGACAGAGTTTGATCAATGGCTTAGGGAAGTAGAGCGCAGTGGCGGACACATGCTCTCAAAACAAGAGGTCATGGAAAAGAAAGAGGCCATTAAGAAAACAAACTCATTTGTGTACTCTGCTGCCACCGTGAAACAGATGTTGCAGGAGAAAAAATCTGCCACATTGAGGCCACTAAATGTTGCAGCAGAGAAAGATCGTCTGAGGAGGAATTTGGAAATCGCCAAAGAGAAGCATGACGTGGTAGAGATGGAGAAGATCAGTGCCAAACTGCAAGAATTAGATGCGGCTCGACATGCCCAAGATAAAGATACTAAGGCGTTTAAGCTGGCAGAAATGAACAGAAGGAACAGGGTTGAGAATTTCAAAAATGCATCCGAAATGAAGCCGGTGAATACAGGCTTAAAAGCTGGTGAGGCTGGGTATGATCCCTTTTCTAGGAGGTGGACTCGATCGAGAAATTATTATGTGGCAAATTCCAGTGGAGGAGAAGTTCCAGCTGATGGAATGAAGGTTGATGAAAGTGTTGCTTTAGCTGATAGCAAGGCTGGAATTGTAGCTACTGCAGCAGCCCTTGAAGCTGCAGCTGGTGCTGGGAAGCTGGTGGATACGAGTGCTCCGGTAGATAAAGGCACTGAATCTAACTTGCTTCATAATTTTCATCTGCCCATATCTTTGGCTGTGCTTCAGAAGTTTGGTGGGCCTCAAGGAGCCCAAAGTGGATTTATGGCGAGGAAACACTGGATTGAAGCCACCGTGGGTTGTAAAGTTCCAGAGAACGATGGGAGGAGGCATGCACTGACATTGACCATCAGCGACTATAAGAGGCGAAGGGGGTTGCTGTGAAGTGTTGATGCtgtcttttcttttcttctcttttttctgTTGTGCAATGTATGTGCGTAAACTTTGAAACGTCATTCATCTGGGTATTTTTGATGATGCTTGctgtaattaaatgttttagttaTGAATCTGTTTAGGCTTTTTTGCTGGGTGTTGGAAATTGTACATCGAGATGTCCCTAAGATTAATTACATGAGAATGGGATTGTGCACCTTTGTGCTTAGCACGTGCGTGCAGATTGCACTTTTCTTGAACATATATAGCATAGCGttcccactttttttttttaaaattaaaaaaattaaaaattaaaatcgcaTTTCCAATATTTGATGCTCAGGAACTagcaaaattttctttttggaacttttcttctgtttttatttcctgcctttatttaattgaaatgGCCCTATCTTTCTCTTTTACTTTTTCTTTTCCCCGCTTTCTTTACATAATGTCGCACAGGTTCAATACACACACATTATGTTTTTTTatcaatacacacacacacaaaagatCAGTGTGGTGagatagaaaaatattttctgcGGCCAACGTTTGAATTCAGCACATGAGAATTTGGACGGTTTTCGCCGTGAGCAGAAGCAATAGCCAAAATAGTGAATGACACGGAAGAAAAGATAAGAAGAAAGAATAAAGATTTTGTCTTGCGATTGATATTAATCTGGATCTCTGTTACTGGAATAATTTACAGCAACACAAAATAGTAAAGTCGAGGCAATAATGAATCTTTGATCCACAAGATGAAATTGCCCATATAACAATGTTTTACGGTGATGACAATCGTCCTAAGATACAACAACTTCAAATCGAGAGAGTACATTACAACAAACTCTTGACAAAACGAACGATAATATGCAGAAACTTTCAAATACAAAATGAACGAAAAGGGAAATGCATCAAAGATGTCAAAAGTCCTTATCAATGCAGATGGAGAGATTATTTGTAACATGTTCAACAGTTGCAGAGAAGGAACACCACCTTCTGGATATGAACGCAACCTTTTGTGATAAGCCAAGAGACGcaatatgtggggacccggacgctaatcatcttcttaatcgttctttgggaataattggatcaattaattaaactgggtctaatttttttttaattgtgtcctgtataaacaagtgtacaaatctATACAACAAGTTATAttccattttatttaaatacacgATCAGTGCAATATCTACATCATGATCTAAAGTACAAAATCTGTTCAAAGTACAATCATAAACAAACTAGTGTCATCTCAATCACATAACCAGTGATAAACTACTAGTTCTACGTCTAAAtccggaatcaccactttaATCACCATgtctcattctcttcttgaccctgatcctgtcccacctgttatcATGCACAAATATAAacacaacagccggataactccggtgagaatagaatactcagtataaacaatgtatacatgcaatgtataaaatcataaacatttattaaaagcatgaatcataatctgaaacataaatcgatacaaacatgtaacataatctATGAAACATAATCGATACAAGTCTGTAAATCAAGCTCTGACTCTtattctttgactcgactcaatcTGGCCTAGTCTAGAGATCctggttgaataagaacgcaacaattcacctactctcctcagctagatggtggtacgttcttattcccagactttggtacactatatcgaatatctgcaatagaagCTGATCTTCattctaagcaacatcgatataaaccaaacgtccagtgacctggcacctctgccaataaCTCTGTCACGacttggcacatctgccaaatACTCTCTATCTCAAATCAATCGTCTAAtccatgctttctataaatcaatagaacaagcatatataAATGCAATGAATTCAAATATCTGAAAACAATAGCAAATAAATaagtggttttgggaaactcaagttctatctcactcgagtcattctcctcgttcaacattgatttatacatttctttccgtagtctcggtctgaagaaatggaagttctgaattcaaaGTTGTCaataaaatctgaaatgacatattcgacatgtacaatatcaatataccatcCAAATCaaatctgttctgatcaatcttactctgattcaaaatcaacggcataacggcactaGAATGATGTCCTCGGTAACTCAACAATAcgagatatcaattacaattcATAACCAATAGCCAATACAATCCATAGTTAATCAATAATCGCaatttcaataccaaatctgtatatctcaatcatatcaattctgaaaatcataacaattgcataaacagtctgttcttcgatctgacttcgaataTACGATTACTGATATCActagaacacataataataatcaaatcacaattcctccaaaatcataatttcaaatcatatcagaaatcaataaaacttacgtcttgtAGTAGCTGTCGACGAGCGAATCACAGAACTGTGTTCGGATCAAAAATCTGATAACCGGATCTTTCAAAATCACGATTCTAAAATAAAATGAAGCTTGAGGGTTTTCAATGGAATCTCGGTGCCTTCTCCGCAGAATTCTGAAGTTGGAAATGAAAGATTAACATTTAAGTTGCATGGTgatgacaagtgtcccactcaaatcCCATTagttgcactttagcccctgaaatctttactatttgcaatttggtcctcacaactctttttaattcaatttcaatcatATGGAATTGTAACACCATGGAATATgactcaacattccaaaattcataaattaaataatctcggattaaaatgataaaatctcgggtcTTAAAAT
It contains:
- the LOC142533243 gene encoding protein RTF1 homolog, which produces MADLEKLLLEAAGRTTKTGRSRHSSPPSRRRGKGPYSDDGSDSKNDDSDDDRAYSNRKPSGSQVPLKKRLDPTERDDRGSQEGDEDDDSDNERDSDNDSVGSDLYKNEDDREKLSKLTELEREMILEARATKRSDRDLTEKFKKRKSQDRKGILPNSHTRGMRSKAERAGALDELVKRRRDAAKGSSGRRYSPVKRRTFTAATLSSPSRSGSESQSDEEESTGDGGMADSDEDKMSTESKLPTYEDIKDITIRRSKLAKWFMEPFFDELIVGCFVRVGIGKSRSGPIYRLCLVRNVDATDPDRQYKLDNKTTHKFLNVVWGNESSAARWQMAMVSDSPPAKTEFDQWLREVERSGGHMLSKQEVMEKKEAIKKTNSFVYSAATVKQMLQEKKSATLRPLNVAAEKDRLRRNLEIAKEKHDVVEMEKISAKLQELDAARHAQDKDTKAFKLAEMNRRNRVENFKNASEMKPVNTGLKAGEAGYDPFSRRWTRSRNYYVANSSGGEVPADGMKVDESVALADSKAGIVATAAALEAAAGAGKLVDTSAPVDKGTESNLLHNFHLPISLAVLQKFGGPQGAQSGFMARKHWIEATVGCKVPENDGRRHALTLTISDYKRRRGLL